DNA from Rubripirellula lacrimiformis:
GCCGGAACGGTGCTTCGCTTGGTCCGGCCTACCTGGTCGGACATCGCCTCTGCGGCCGGGCACTGCGACATGCGGGTCGCATCAGGGCCGGCCGCAAAGAATCAAACCTCGTCGAATCAGTGGTTCCCGGCTGGTCCGGCCAACTGGGTGACTTCTTCGGGCGTGAACTTGTTTTCTAGGCGAGCACCCATTTGGGCCACGACGCGAGCCGATGCGTGGCTGGCCAGGTGGCCGGCTTGGCGCCAGGTCATGCCGTTGGTGATGCCGTATAGCATCGCGCCGGCGTACATGTCGCCTGCGCCGGTGGTGTCGATGGCTTTCACCGGGACGCCTTCGATCGGGAACACTTCGCCGCCGTGCATCACGATCGAACCTTTTTCGCCCAAGGTTAGGGCGACGTTTTCGCAGTGGTCGTGGATTTTTTTGGCGCAGGCGATTGGATCCGATTCGCCGGTCAAACTTTTGGCTTCTTCTTCGTTGCAGAAGAACAGGTCGACCGGTCCGGTGATCAGATCCCAGATCTCGTCGCGGATCATATTGACCAAGAACGGGTCCGAGGCGGTGAAGGCAACTTTGACGCCATGCTGTTTGGCCAGGTCCATCGCTCGGTAGGCGGCCGCTTTGGTGCCTTCGCCGGTCAGCAGATAGCCTTCGACATAGACGTACTTGGAACGTTTGATCCGTTCCTCGTCGATATCGTCGGCCGTCAATGTGGCCGAGGCACCCAGATTGGTCATCATCGTCCGCTGGGCATCGTCGGTGATCAGCACCGCACAGGTCCCGGTGGGCGCATCGGCGGGGGCGACTTCCATTTCGATGCCCAGTTTCTGCATGTCTTTCATAAAGAAAGTGCCGACTTCGTCGCCGCCGATTTTACCGACGAAGGCGGATTTTCCGCCAAAATCGGCAACCGCGACGATGGTGTTGGCGGCCGATCCACCGGCACAGCGGTTGATCGGGTGCCCGTCTAGTTTGTTCAGCACGTCGCGTTGGCGATCATCATCGACCAGCGTCATGATCCCTTTTTCGACATCAATTTCACCCAAAACTTCGTCTTTTACGGTGGTTTGGATGTCGACTAGGGCGTTGCCGACGCCGAAAACATCAAAATCTTTCATCGCTGGATGGCTCGTTGCTTTGCGGGATTCGTGAACAGCGGGGGGACGGGCCGACCACGTTAGCGAAAACAGTCGCAGGTCGTCAGGGTCCTTGCCCTTGCAAAAAACGGGTTTTCCAGCCAAACTCTGCCCCTTCACGAAATCCTCGCGTGACCGCGGGGCCGGAACCGTTCTGGCCCTCCGCACGGATCACGCCGGCGAAGCGATGCCCGATCGACCTTTGATCAGCATCGCTCGACCACGTTCCCCAAGTCTGTCGACGGCGAAGTCGTTGGCACAAGAAAGGCATTACTGATGGCACGTTACACCGGCCCGAAAGCCCGCATTAACCGTCGTTTGAACACACTGATCTACGAAACAGCAGGTGCCGCTCGCGCCCTGGATCGTCGACCAACACCGCCTGGTATGCACGTCCGTGGACGTCGACCGAGTAACTACGGTTTGGCGTTGATGGAGAAGCAAAAGATCAAGCACTATTACGGCTTGGGCGAACGCCAACTGCGACGTTACTTTGATGCCGTCAGCCACAAACCGGGAAACACCGGTGAATTGTTGCTGTTGATGTGCGAACGTCGTTTGGACAACGTTGTCCGCCGCGTAGGATTCACCAAGACCCGACCACAGGCTCGCCAAGGCATCGCCCACGGCCACTTCCGTGTTAATGGCGTCAAAGTCACCAAGCCCAGCTACATCCTGCGTCCTGGTGACATCGTCGAAGTTCGCGGTCGCGAAAACCTGAAGAACCTGTACCGCGGTGTGATCGCCAACGCTTCGCCGGACGCCCTGGATTGGGTGACCTTCGACAGCGAAAACCTAAAGGCAACCATCTTGGGCCTGCCAGGTGCCAGCGACATCAGCCTGCCAGTGGACGCGAACAGCGTGGTCGAATTCCTGTCTCGCTAAAATCGCGGACAGATCGAACAACGACTACAATCGATACGACGATCCGCACGAGCCATCTTTGCTTGTGCGGATCGTTTTTTGCCCCCTCAGCAGTTTCCGTTCGATGGATCGCTTCGGACGCTGAAAACGGGGGTTTCACCGGACTTTCTCATTCCAATCGAAGTTTAATTTCATGCATTCGCCCGTTGTTGTTCTCGGTGGTGGTCCCGGTGGTTATGCGGCCGCGTTTCTGGCAGCCGACGAAGGCTTGGATGTCACGATCGTCGAGGCGGAATCGCGATTGGGCGGCACGTGTCTGATCCGCGGATGCATCCCCAGCAAGGCGCTTCTGCACGTCGCGAAAGTGATCAGCGAAGTCAACGACTTGGGTGCCGAATGGGGCGTCGAGTACACCGGCAAACCGAAGATCGACATCGACAAAGTACGAGCTCGCAAAGAGAAAGTGATTTCGAACTTGACCGGTGGCCTAGGCAACTTGGCCAAACGTCGAAATGTCACCGTCATCCGTGCCCGCGGCAGCTTCATCAACTCGACCACCTTGAAGCTCGAAGGCGATGACGCGTCGATTCCCGAAGGCGGCGAACTGACCTTCGATCACTGTGTCATCGCCACCGGCAGCGTGCCAGCGATGCCGCCGGCCTTTGACATCGGCACCGACCGCGTGATGGACAGCACCGGGGCGTTGGCTTTGGCCGATATCCCCGAAACCATGCTGGTCGTCGGGGGTGGATACATCGGTCTGGAAATGGGCAGCGTCTACGCCCATCTGGGCAGCAAAGTGACCGTCGTCGAAATGAGCGATCGGTTGCTGCCGGGCGCTGACCGAGACCTGGTCAAACCGCTTTCCAAACGCATCCATGCGATGTGCGAAGACCGCGTCTATCTGGATACCAAAGTCGGGTCGTTGACCGATGCCGGCGATAAGGTCGAAGTCACCTTCGAAGGTCCCGGCAAATTTGGTCACGAAACCTACGACCGTGTGCTGATCAGCATCGGCCGTCGCCCCGTCACCAAGGGACTGGGGCTCGAAAATACAAACGTTCAAGTCAACGAACGCGGGTTCATCGTTTGCGACCAACAGCAACGAACGGCCGATCCCAATATCTTTGCCATCGGCGACGTTGCCGGTGATCCGATGCTGGCTCACAAAGCCACCCACGAAGGCCGCGTCGCTGCCGAAGTGATCGCGGGCAAATCATCCGCGTTCGACAAGGTCGCGATCCCCGCAGTCGTGTTCACCGATCCTGAAATTGCTTGGGCCGGTATCACCGAAGAAGAAGCCAAACGCGACGGCGTCAAAGTCGAAGTGGCGGTTTACCCATGGGCAGCCAGCGGTCGCGCACAGGCACTGGGCATCACCGATGGATTGACCAAGTGGTTGGTGGATCCGGAAACCGATCGAGTCATCGGCTGTGGGATCGTTGGCAGCGGTGCCGGTGAACTGATCGCCGAAGCCGTCTTGGCGATCGAAATGGGCTGCGAGATCCATGACATCACCGACAGCGTGCACCCGCACCCGACGCTTAGCGAAACGCTGATGAACGCCGGCGAAGTGTATTACGGGACCGCAACCGAAATCTACAAGCCCAAGAAAAAGCCCAAAGCGTCCTAGTTCGTCGTCAGGGCTAGAAGCTGTGGATTGGGCCATGCCGATCCAACTCCGGTTGGGCCAAGCACTGGTTGAGTCGGGCACTGGTTGAGTCAAGCACCGGTTGGGTCAAGCACTGGCTGGTGCTGGCGATCGGCCGGCAAAGCGATTCTGCAGTGCGTCCAGGATCGTGGCTTCCTCTTCGCTCATGCTGCCGTCGCTGGTGATCGTATCCGCGATGGCGGCCAGCAAGCGTTTCTTTTTCGGTAGCGGCAGGTGGGCCAACGAATCCACCGCGTGATCGAAAAGTTCGGTTGAAATCTCTGATGCAGGCAGGCGCTTTGCATCCCCCAATCCCAGCTGATTCCAACCGCGTAGGAATTCGTAGTCGGACATGGCAGATTCGCCGTCGCAGACCGCTAGCGTCGATAGGACGACCAGGGCCGATGCTTTGATCGCATCTGAATCGGTCCTGACCTGTGGTGACGATGAACTTTTGGGGGACGTCGACTTGGCGGCCGGATGGCTGGTCGCCGATGTCAGCATGGCGCCCGCGAATACCAGGTTCATGATCTCGGTCACCTCGGGCGATTGGCCGTCGATTTTCGAATCCAGGTTTACGTCGGCATAGATGGGGGACTGATCCCCGTTGGGCGTGATCGCGGCGATGCGTTGGTGGATGGGTGGATGGCTGCTGAACCAATGATGGTTGCGTGATCGTTCAACGAACAACATCGGCGCGACCAACGTCGTCATCGGATGATGCATCTCGCCGCGATTCGGATGCCCCTTGATGCGTCGCAGGGCACGTGCCAGTGGTTCGGGGTGTCGCGTTTTTTCGACCGCTTCGGCATCCGCAAGTGTTTCGCGAGATCGGCCTAGGGCCATCACCAACGCGGTTGCGGCAAAGGTGCCAAAGACTCCGAAGGGCCAGATGACGGCGCCAATGATGATCGACACCAGGCCATAGCCACCGTTGTCTTCGCTATGTTGGAACGTGTCGTATCCTTCGCTTACCAAACACTCGGACACCACACGAATCGATTGCAGTCCCGACAAGATGCAAGTCAGCCGAGTGCCCAGCACGGTGTCGCCGTTGGTCAGGTGACTCATTTCGTGCGCGACGACGGCCTGCAGTTCGTCACGATCCAGCTGCTTGATCGCACCCAGGGTCACGCCCAAGATGCTTTCATGCGGTGTCAGACCGGCGGCGAAAGCATTGATCCCGGATTCGTGATCCAACAGAAAGATCGTCGGTGGCAGCGTGCTGTACGCCACCGCGATTTCTTCGACGACGTTGACCAGTTGTTTTTCGTCCAGACCGGACGGGGATTCGATGGGACGACCGCCAATCGCAAGTCCGATCGCCCAACCGCCCTGGCTGCGCAATCTTCGCCGCTCGTACACACTGACTCCCAAAATCAACGCCGCGGTAGATCCGATTCCTAGCAGCGATGTGAACCAAAAGACTCGGTTTGGATCGACGCACCGTTCATCGATCGGCAGTTGATCGTTGAATGCGGCGACGAAGGATTCCAGGGCGGCGTAATCCCGGGAATGTCTCGGGCGGCTTTCGACTTGGTTGGCGTTGCAGATCGCAAAGAACCACACACAGGGAAACATCAGCAGATAGCCGGTCGCGATCCCAGTGGTGATCGCGGTGAACGTTTGCGTCACGATGACCAGTGCGAACCACTGTGCCGATGCCCGCAGGGCGGCGGCTTTGCGAGCTAGGAAGTCCAGCATGAAAACAGGATCGGTTCGAGAGAACGTGATGACATCGGTCGACGAAAACCGGGTTCAACTAGCCGACGGTTGCAGGCGTCAGGTCGATCTTGGGAGCTTGGTGAATTTCTGGTTGGTGTTCGAAATTCAGCAGTGTCAGGTCGTCGCCGAAACCGATCACGCCGGCGAATGCGACTGTAGGAAAGCTCTGCCGCCGAATGTTGAAAGTGGTGGCGGTATCGTTGTAGGCTTGGCGAGCGAAGGCGATTCGATTTTCGGTGCTGGTCAGTTCTTCCATCAGCGAAGCGATCGTTTCGTTTGCCTTCAATTCGGGATAGGCTTCCATCACCATCGCCAAGCGTCCGATCGCACCGCCCAGTGCGGATTCCGATGCTGCC
Protein-coding regions in this window:
- a CDS encoding adenosine kinase yields the protein MKDFDVFGVGNALVDIQTTVKDEVLGEIDVEKGIMTLVDDDRQRDVLNKLDGHPINRCAGGSAANTIVAVADFGGKSAFVGKIGGDEVGTFFMKDMQKLGIEMEVAPADAPTGTCAVLITDDAQRTMMTNLGASATLTADDIDEERIKRSKYVYVEGYLLTGEGTKAAAYRAMDLAKQHGVKVAFTASDPFLVNMIRDEIWDLITGPVDLFFCNEEEAKSLTGESDPIACAKKIHDHCENVALTLGEKGSIVMHGGEVFPIEGVPVKAIDTTGAGDMYAGAMLYGITNGMTWRQAGHLASHASARVVAQMGARLENKFTPEEVTQLAGPAGNH
- the rpsD gene encoding 30S ribosomal protein S4; its protein translation is MARYTGPKARINRRLNTLIYETAGAARALDRRPTPPGMHVRGRRPSNYGLALMEKQKIKHYYGLGERQLRRYFDAVSHKPGNTGELLLLMCERRLDNVVRRVGFTKTRPQARQGIAHGHFRVNGVKVTKPSYILRPGDIVEVRGRENLKNLYRGVIANASPDALDWVTFDSENLKATILGLPGASDISLPVDANSVVEFLSR
- the lpdA gene encoding dihydrolipoyl dehydrogenase, which codes for MHSPVVVLGGGPGGYAAAFLAADEGLDVTIVEAESRLGGTCLIRGCIPSKALLHVAKVISEVNDLGAEWGVEYTGKPKIDIDKVRARKEKVISNLTGGLGNLAKRRNVTVIRARGSFINSTTLKLEGDDASIPEGGELTFDHCVIATGSVPAMPPAFDIGTDRVMDSTGALALADIPETMLVVGGGYIGLEMGSVYAHLGSKVTVVEMSDRLLPGADRDLVKPLSKRIHAMCEDRVYLDTKVGSLTDAGDKVEVTFEGPGKFGHETYDRVLISIGRRPVTKGLGLENTNVQVNERGFIVCDQQQRTADPNIFAIGDVAGDPMLAHKATHEGRVAAEVIAGKSSAFDKVAIPAVVFTDPEIAWAGITEEEAKRDGVKVEVAVYPWAASGRAQALGITDGLTKWLVDPETDRVIGCGIVGSGAGELIAEAVLAIEMGCEIHDITDSVHPHPTLSETLMNAGEVYYGTATEIYKPKKKPKAS
- a CDS encoding M48 family metalloprotease, which produces MLDFLARKAAALRASAQWFALVIVTQTFTAITTGIATGYLLMFPCVWFFAICNANQVESRPRHSRDYAALESFVAAFNDQLPIDERCVDPNRVFWFTSLLGIGSTAALILGVSVYERRRLRSQGGWAIGLAIGGRPIESPSGLDEKQLVNVVEEIAVAYSTLPPTIFLLDHESGINAFAAGLTPHESILGVTLGAIKQLDRDELQAVVAHEMSHLTNGDTVLGTRLTCILSGLQSIRVVSECLVSEGYDTFQHSEDNGGYGLVSIIIGAVIWPFGVFGTFAATALVMALGRSRETLADAEAVEKTRHPEPLARALRRIKGHPNRGEMHHPMTTLVAPMLFVERSRNHHWFSSHPPIHQRIAAITPNGDQSPIYADVNLDSKIDGQSPEVTEIMNLVFAGAMLTSATSHPAAKSTSPKSSSSPQVRTDSDAIKASALVVLSTLAVCDGESAMSDYEFLRGWNQLGLGDAKRLPASEISTELFDHAVDSLAHLPLPKKKRLLAAIADTITSDGSMSEEEATILDALQNRFAGRSPAPASA
- a CDS encoding LemA family protein, which produces MLPLIILSAAAFVAAIAIATVVIGTYNRLVSSRQIAGNGFSQIEVQLKRRYDLIPGLVETVGSYLSHERETLQSVIEARGAAQSGLSNVSANLNDPAVVGSWAASESALGGAIGRLAMVMEAYPELKANETIASLMEELTSTENRIAFARQAYNDTATTFNIRRQSFPTVAFAGVIGFGDDLTLLNFEHQPEIHQAPKIDLTPATVG